From Pseudodesulfovibrio nedwellii:
CAACTTTGGCGATCTGCCCGGAAATGAATTGGGCGGTGCCTTTGGAGACGCTGGTCACAAAGGACACGTCGTCGTGCGCGGGATCGAAAATGAATTCATCAATACATACTTCCGACCGGGAACCGAGGGACAAGATTGTGTCATCGCGAAAAATGACGCCGAGGGAGGAGTTGTCGGCCGTAACAAGTATGTCATTTTTATACAGATGATCACCGACATGAGCGATGAGCAATTGGCCGTTGCGGTTGAGATTGGCCGTGCCGGTCACAGTCTTTACCGAGCCGACAGTGGGTTCTTCTTCGGCAGCCTGTGCGGTGGAAATAGTGCTCGCGACAATGAAAAAAACTACGGTGAGAAGAAGTGGCAAAAAAAATCGAATACCGTCTTTGATCAGCATTCGGTAGTGCGGGAAAAAAGTGGAGCCGATCATGTGAACCTCCGCGTCAGACGTGAAATGTTGTTAGGCGTATAGGGCCTTATACTCTAAAATTTGAGTAGTGCCATGATAATTTTATTGGGTTTTCATCATTCTAGGCGGCTTGACACCTATACCCCGTATGGGTATACGAGAATCAGAGAGCCCATATTGGGTCAGGTTATAATGTTCGTAAAAACACCCGCACGGTAAAGCGGGAGAGTGTCACAACTGTAACCATGAACTCACTTTTATTCTGGAGGAAACATGAACCGCACAATCGTTCTGGCTGTTGCAACGGCCCTGATTACTATTTTTGCAGTTTCCATGGCCTTTGCCATGGGTGGCGGCAATGCTCGCAAGGGTAAGTTCCTTTACCGTAAAAACTGTCGCACCTGTCATAATGGTGCTCAAGCTCCTGATTTGAGTCCGGCAGACCGCACCCAGGCTGAATGGACTGCCACGTTCAAGGACACAAGCAAGATCAAGTGTTCCGGCGACTGGTCGGCTTCTGAAAAAGATCTGAACGACATTTTCACGTATCTGCATGATTTTGCCAAGGACTCTCCGTCCCCGGCCAAGTGTAGCTAGTTGGATGTTCTCGGTGCCCATGGTGGCATCTGAAGTTTCAGCGTGTATTGAATAGACTTTTTTCGACACCTCGTCCGAGGGTGGCGAGGTGTCGGGGAAAGGTTGTGACACCAACGGTAGAATGGTGGATATCCGGAGGTATTTAGTGTCGAATTCCAAGCAGACAATGTCCCGTCGTGATTTCTTCAAGGCTACTGGCCTTGTGGCGGCAGGGGCGGTAGGCGGTCCGGCTTTGCTGGGTGGTCTGAAAAAGGCGCAGGCGGCTCCCATGGCGGCCCCGGCCTGGGACTCAATGTTCTCGGCCTGCGATATGTGCTTCAACAAGTGCGGCCTTATCGCCCGTGTTGAAAATGGGGTCATCAAGAAGCTCGATCCCAATCCCAAATTTCTCAAGTCGCGGGGCATGTTATGTGCCCGCGGTAACGCCGGTCTTGATCAAGTCTATGATCCAGATCGTCTCAAGCATCCCTTGCTCAGAAAGGGAGCACGCGGCGAAGGCAAGTGGCAGCGCATCCCGTGGGATGAAGCCATTGATATGGCCGCGCAGAAAATGGAAGAAGTTCGCAAGAAGTATACCCCCTGCGGTCATCTTTTCTCTGCCGGAACTGATCTGCATTCTCAGTTCGTGGGCCGATTTGCCGAAGTCTATGGTTCGTTTAATGTCACGTCCCATGAATCACTGTGTCTGGTTTCGGGCAACAGGGCGTTTCTTGATACTTACGGAGAAGTGCCGTTCCCGGACGTGCTCAACTCCAAGTATATTGTTATGGCAGGTGCCAACCGCTTCGAAGCTTTGGTCACCCCGGATTCCATTGATCTGATGACCGCCATCCGTGAGAACGGGTGCAAGTTGGTGACGCTTGATCCGCGTTATACCAAGACTGCGGCTCTTTCAGATGAATGGTATCCCATCAGGCCCGGTTCGGATATGGCGTTCATGCTCGCTCTGGCACATGTCATCATCGGTGAAAAACTTTACGACCCGCAGTGGATCGAAGAGAAGACATACGGTCTCGAACAACTGGCCGAACATGTCAAACAGTATACCCCCGGTTTTGCTGCAGAAGAGTGTGGCATTCCGGCAGAAGATATCACCCGCATGGCCCGTGAGCTGGCAGCGGCCGCTCCGGCAGCCATGATTTATCCCGGTCGTCGGACCTCGGATTATGAAGATTCCACCCAGATTCGTCGCAGTTTCGCCATTGTGAATGGTTTGCTCGGCAACTGGGACCGTCCTGGTGGTCTGTTGGCCGCTCGGCAGGTTGGCCTTAAGGGCGTTTCCTATGACGCCCCGTGGTATGATGAGAATCAGGACGATCGTATCGACGCCCACAAGGTGCCGATGATGTTTGAGCACGAAGGTTCATTCCTGGTCACGCGTGATTCCGTACTGGCCGAGGACCCATATCCCATCAAGGGGTGGTTCGTGTACAAGACCAACCCTATGGGCACGGCTCCCAATCGGAAGAAGACCATCGAGATGATGAACAAGATGGATTTTGTCACCGTGGTGGATATCGCCATGTCCGATACAGCGTGGTACGCCGATCTGGTCTTGCCGTCACAAAGTTATCTGGAGCGGACTGATCCGTGCGCCGGTTTGCAGGGTTCAGTGGCTTGCGCCTGTGTGGTCAAACGCGACCCACTCATTAAGTCCTTGTACGAATCCCGTTCACTCTTCGACATTATGAAGGGTATTGCCGGCAAGATGGACCTCGGTGAATATTTTGATTTCACTATTGAGGAATTTCGCAAGAAGCAGACTCGTGAGATCCCGGAGGCCCTTGAGGTCATGGACCGCGACGGCGTCTACTACAATCCGTCCAAGGTGTACGGCATTTATGAAGGTCGGATTTACAAGACCTTGTCCAAGAAGGTGGAGCTGTATAACCAGCGGTACGAGCAGATGGGGCTTGATCCCATGCCCATCTATACCCCGCCAACCAAGGTTCCCAAGAATCAATTCCGTCTGGTGCTCGGCCGAGATGCGGCAGTCACCCAGACCTCGACGATCAACAATAAATTGCTCAATGAATTTAATCCTACCAATACGTTGTGGCTCAACACTGAAGCGGCAGGAAAGCTTGGTATTGCGGATGGTGATCTGGTCGAAGTGACCAGTCCTGTTGGCAGGCAGGAGCTCAAGGCCGAAGTGACGGACAGAATTAGAAAAGACACGGTGTACATGCTTTCGGGCTACAATACCTTGTCCACCATGCAGACTTTGTCCCATGCCAACGGCGCATCTATCAATGAATTGTTGGATGATGATTATGACACGATTACAGGGAATGCTTCCATGCATACGACCTTTGTCACCGTAACAAGGAAGGTGGCGTAATGGCACAGCAACTTGCGATGGTCATTGATGCGGCCAAGTGCATCGACTGCAAAGCGTGTGTGGCTGCTTGTAAGGTCGCCAACGAAGTCCCGGAAGGGCAGTGGCGCAACTGGATCAAGCCGACCAGCGATACGCCGATCCCCGGCAAAAAGAGTGATACCGCCAGGTTCCAGCCCGGCGCATGCATGCATTGTGAAAATCCCACCTGTGTGGACGCCTGTCCTACTGGTGCGACGTACAAGGATAAGGAAACTGGTGAAGTCGTTATCAACGAAGGGCTGTGTATTGGATGCGGTAACTGTATTCCTGCTTGCCCCTACGACGCCCGTTTCCGTAACGAGGTCAAGCGCAAGGCGGATAAGTGTAATTACTGTCCCGAGCGCAGGGCCGCAGGCATCCCTCCGGCATGTGTGGACACTTGTCCCACCAAGGCTCGGGTCTTTGGTGATATCAACGATCCCGACAGCGAAGCCGGTCGTCTGTACCTTAAAAATAAGGACCGTCTGACTCGTGTGGCCGCCAAGACCGACACCAAACCGAATATGTTTTATCTTGGTAACCCCGGTCCGGGCGAGTGGGGCCGTGAGGCTGTCATTCCTGCATCCATGATCGCCATGAAGCAGTCCGCACCATTGGTGAAGGGTATCGTGGCTCTGTCCGGTCTGGGCGTGCTTGCCATGCTTGGCCGTCAACTGTTTGTCGGCTCTGATTCCGACCACAAGGAGGATTCCGATGCCTAACACCATGTTCAAACGACACGATAAAACCGATATATTCATTCATTGGTTCAACGCGGCCTGCTGGCTGCTGCTTCTGCTGACAGGAGTGGGGCTGATCCAGCACCCGGCCATTGATCCGTTTGGTTCCGGCTATCCCGAGGCTATGCGTGCCATGGTGGGCGGCGGGGCAAATCTGCTGGTCATCCATGAAATTATCGGTCTGCTTTGGCTGGCCGGGTTCGTTTTCTATCTTTTCGTCAACTTCAAGGGTGCCCGGTTTTTTCTGGCAGAAGTGTTCGCCGTCAGTCCGGCGCGTGACATGGCGTGGATGATCAAGAAAATGGTGCTCATGACGCTGGGACCCAAGGCTCTCAAAGTAATGGGTATGGACCCGGAATTGCCGGATCAGGGATATTACAACATGGGCCAGAAGGCGTTTGCTCAGGCATCGGTTGTGGGCGGTATCGTTATCGCTGTGACCGGTGTGATCATGTTCATGTCCGACCGGACTTTCGGGGCCGAGTCCACAGGCATGATTGGCTGGGCTGTGACCCTGCACTTCATTGCCGTGGGGTTGGTTTTCGCGGGATTGCTGGTTCATATCTATATGGCTGCCATTTCGCCGGAAGAACGTCCTGGCTTTAAGTCCATGTTCACCGGCGTGGTTCCCGGCAACTATGCCAAACATCATCACCGCCTGTGGTGGGAAAAGGTCAAAACCGAGGGTGAATAGGCCTCGGAAACGATAGTGTCAGAGAGGACTCTGCCTCGTGCGGGGCGGAGCACAAACAAATCTTTAGGAAGGGAGTTTGTTATGTATAGGAAATTGTTTGCCGCAGTCATGATGCTGGTGTTCGCTCTGGTGGCGACAACCGGTGTTGCAATGGCTGATGAAGCCAAGAAGTCGAAGTTCAAGGAATTCCACTCCATCGTGGATTACAAATTCGTGGCTAAGTACGCCAAGATGCCCAAGCCCAAGGGTGCGATGATCGTTGATTCTAGGCCGTATAAGCCGAAATATGTCGCTGGGTACATCCCGACTGCCGTGTCAATTCCGACCAGTCAGTTCGACAAGATGGTGGATAAGTTGCCCGCCAACAAGGACGATCTCCTTGTTTTCTATTGTGGCGGCTTTCATTGCGGACTCTCCCATAAAGCGGCCTGGAAGGCAGAAAAGCTTGGCTATACCAACGTCCATGTCTACGCCGCGGGTTTCCCGGATTATAAGAAGCACGCGTTGTACTACTCCATCGGTCTGGAAAATCTCCACGGCAAGATGGCCAACGGCGAAAAATACGCATTGATCGACGCCCGTCCATACCAGAAGTATTTGGCTGGCGCGATCCCGTCCGCTATCGGCATTCCTGAAAAGGATTTTGCCGACAAGCGCGGTATGTTGCCAATTGATAAAGCTGAAGTCACACTGGTTTACTATTGCGGCGGCTACAAATGTGCCCTGTCGCACAAGTCCGCAATCAAGGCCCGTTACCTTGGCTACAAGAAAGTTGTGGTTGCTGAAGCCGGTTATCCCGGTTGGAAGGAAATGTTTGGTGGTGCCGATGTGGCCGTCAAGGCCGGTGAAGCTGAAGGCGCAGTCGATGCCGAGTGGTTTCTGAAGACCATCAAGGAAAATCCAGATTCCATTCTGCTGATTGATGTGCGTGATCCTGAGGAATACGCAGCCGGTCACTTCCCCTCCGCCATCAACATGCCTGTTGATATGGTTGAGAAAAAGGCCAAAGAAATTCCGACAGACAAGCCTATCGTATTCTCCTGTGCCACGGGCGCACGAGCTGGCGAAGCCTATTACCTGTTTATGGACATGGTGCCTGATGCCAAGAATGTCTTTTATCTGGAAGCCACTAATGATTTCGGTGAAGACAATTCTTACGAGGTTCATCCCAATAAATAGATTCCAGTTGCAGAAGGTCGGATAGTCCGACCAGACGTCACACACAGACAGGCGGGGAGCAGATATGATGATACGGACATCTTCCATTGTATATTTGCTCCTCGCCTTATGTTTTTTTGGGAGTGCACCCGCCAATGCCGACGAAAATGAAGTTTGGTGGGCCGCTGCACAAGGTGAAGCCGAGCGCGAAGGGTATAAGCTTATTGACTCCAAGGGGTTGAAAGAGCTGATTGATTCAGGCGCGACGCCACTCATTATTGATGCGCGAGCTGATTATGAGTTCTCTGCAGGGCATATCCACGGCTCAAGCAATATGGAATTTGATCTTGGCGACCGTATGGATCTGCCCGAGGCCAAGCGGGCTGTGCTCAAGGAATTGGCCGGACAGGATCAGAAAAGATTGCTGGTGGTGTATTGTCGTAGTTTCAGGTGACTGCGCAGCGGCATTGCGGCGCGCTGGGCAGCGCGTCTCGGATACACTGATGTTTATCGGTATGCAGCGGGTTTTCATGCTTGGAAAGAGACATACCCCGAACTCGTGGATGGCGTGCAGGAAGAAAAGCATATCCTGGCCGTGGGCGATACGTTTCCAGCCTGTCGGGTGGCGGTGCTGAATGGTGATGCGGATCGCGAATATCTGGAGTTACCGGAAGGGACCAAGTGGTTGCAGCTTTCTGAACTATCTGCCCGTTTTGTGCTGATCCAACTTTACAATACCATGTGTAACGACTGTGTCAGGGAAACCAAGTTGCTTTCTCGGTTTTTCAAGGATGTGGAGAACGATCCTGTCTTGGCCGGACAGCTCAAGATCATTGGGCTGGGTGTGTATGACTCGAATCATGCCGTTGTCCGTTTTAAGAAACATTACGAGGTGGCCTATCCACTGTTCTCAGATAAAAGTGGACAGATTTTCGAGTGTCTTGGGCAGGCCGAATTGCCGTTGGCCTATCTGGTTCGGGCCGAGGGCGATGGCAACTGGACCATTGAGTTGATTCGGCGCGGATATTTTGAACCGGATAGCAAGTTCTTGGATGTACTTCGGTCAGCTGTGATTCGAACTGAGGAACTGGATTAGATTTTTGATACTGCTTCCAGAGTTGCCACTGTGAGGTCTGCTATACAGGTGAATATTGGATGCGGGTTCGCCTTGTTTAGCGCGTCCCGGAAATGGCGTACCCACGGAAGCATGATTGACTCGGCGAATTCGCCGCCTTGAACCGCTTGTTCACTTTGGCCGAACCAGCCTTCGGAGAGCAGGTAGAAGAGGAATTCGAGTTCAATGGTCAGATGGTCGGCGGGTTCGTTGGAGTCCAACGATATTTCAAGCCCGGCTTCCTGAAGACGAGTTTGCATGTCTAACGCACTTTGTCCCATGGTTCGGGGTGTGGTGGCGAGATGACAGGATTCATACAACGGTGCGGGAATTCCCCCGGAACCGGCAATGAACAGTCGGACATATTCGGTTTCAAGAACCGCGACGTCTTCATCCGAAAGGCTGGCTGATAATTGGTTTAAACGTTGGACCGGAGCAAGGAAGGCATCGGGGTTTTTCTGGACACTGGCAAGGAGTTCAGGCACTCCAACCTTGGCGAGATTGGCCCATTCTTCTGCATTAGGGCCACGAAATACGGTGACACACAGTTCCAATACATTGAGTAAATGAAGTTTTGATTGAGATATGGACATTTTGAATCCTTTTGTCGGCAGTGATTTATACCGTACTACAGTACGGTAAAGTTTGAGACCCGGCAACGGGAACTTGCCCTGAAGTCAAGGAGAATGACATGGAATCAGCAGCAACAGTTGAAGAACAGAAAATTAAGAAAAACGTTTTGTCTCGTATGAAGCGGATCGAAGGGCAGGTGCGTGGTATTCAGGGTATGATTGAGGCAGGCAAGGAATGCCAGGATATTCTGGTTCAGGTTCGGGCTGTCCGCTCTGCTTTGCAATCCGCCAATAAGTTGATCTTGAAACGGTACATGTTGAGATGCTACGCCGATGCCATGGAGGGTGAAACTGATGAAAAAGAGGCTTTGGATAAATTGATCAAGGTTTTGACCGGTTTTATTGAAGGTTAATATAACGAGACTCGGAGAGTATATGAAAAAAATGTTTCTAGCCTTTGTATTGGTTCTCATTGCGAGTCAGCCTGTTTTAGCCAATACAAATTATAATGTCTGCTTCAATTCTTTGGATGCGGATGTGAATGGGACCATAACCAAAGGTGAGTTCTTGGTGGCGTTTCCCAGTGGAGAGTTGGCAATTTTTGAAAAGGTCGACACCAACGCGGATAGTGCGGTGGACCACGAAGAATGGGAAGCCTACAAGACGGAACAGGGGTTTGAAGAAAACCATTGATCTGTGTTGTGGATACCAGATCATAAACCGCTGCTTCCTTTGGGAGCAGCGGTTTTTACGTGCCGAGTACTTTGTTGAGGATGGCTCTGAGTCCGTTAAGGCTGACTGGCTTGGCAAGATAGTCGTCCATACCGACTTCAAGGAATTTCTCGCGGTCTCCGCTCATTGCGTGTGCAGTCAGGGCGATGATCGGGATGGTCTGCTTCTTTTGGTCTTTCATCGAACGAATTTCGTTGGTAGCTTCGATACCGTTCATGATGGGCATCTGGATATCCATGAGGATAAGATCGAAATCGTCTTCAGCCAGTTTTTCTAGTGCCATCCTGCCATTGTTTGCTTTAGTTGTAGTATGCCCCAGTCGTTCCACCAATTTAGTGATGGCGATCTGATTGACCCGCTCGTCTTCCACAATCAGGATCTTTTGCGGAGGGATATCTTCCACCAGCATATCCATGGGGGCATGGCATTGGGCTTCGGATCGATCATCCCATTTGAATGTGGCCGAGAAATGGACTGTGGTTCCGTTGTCTTCGGTGCTTTTAATGGAAACTTCGCCGTTCATGAGTGCGGCCAACTGTTTTACAATATGAAGGCCGAGTCCTGTTCCCTGAAATTTTCGTGATGTACCCGGTACCTGAGTGAATGCGCCGAAAACTTTTTCCTGCATGGCTTTGGGGATACCTATACCGGTGTCGATGACCGAGAAGAGAAGTATGGACGCTTCCGATGATTTTGCAGGTTGCTGTGAGACTTCAATCGAAACCGACCCTTGTTCGGTGAATTTGATGGCATTACCGACCAGATTGAAAAGTACCTGCCGCAGGCGGGCAGAATCTCCCACTACACATTCTGGAATATCTTCGTCTATCGAGAGGGAAAGCGTCAGGCCTTTCTCCTTGGCCGGTTGAATAAATGCATCTCGTACGGTCAGGAGAAGTTGTCCGGGGTTGAATGGAACCGGTGTAAGATCCATTTTGCCTGCTTCGGCTTTGGAAAGGTCGAGGATATCGCCGATGAGTCGGGCCAGGCTTGTGCAAGAGGAAAGGGCCGTGTCAACATACTCTGCATGCGGAAATTTGATGTCTTCCAATGCCATGAGTTGGAGCATACCCATGATGCCGTTGAGTGGTGTGCGCAGTTCATGACTCATATTAGCAAGGAATTCACTTTTGCTTGTATTGGCGGCTTCCGCATTCTCTTTAGCCTCGATGAGCAGAGCCTCGGTCCTTTTTTGGCGCGTGATGTCTTGGATGGCTCCTATGCGTTTGATGGGCATACCATCAGCGGAAAACTCGTAGGAAAAAACACCGGCTCCAGTTCTATAGGTTCCCTTACCTGGCTGTCTGAAGCGGAATTCCAGAAAAAAAGATGGAGATTTAGGGGAAACCGCGTTGGTCTTTCGTTCATATTCCTTCATATCTATCGGGTGCAGGCATTCGCGGAATTTTTTTGTGCTGGGGGCTTTGTCTGATCGCGGGAAGCCGAGGACCTTGTATAGACCTACGGACCATTGGCCTTCGTCCGTGATGAGATTTCGTTCAAGGCTGCCGAGGGACGTTAATTCCTGAGCTCGACTGAGCTGTGACTCTCTGGCCTTTAATTTTGCTTGTGTCTTAACCAGTCTCTCCATGGACTGTTTGAGTTTTTCGTTGATTTTGGACACGGACAGCCAACGCCAGAGCGAGAATCCTATTACCGTTAAAATTAAAAGGATTGTTCCAATGGAGACGACTTTTTGCGTTGTCCAATAGGGGATGGGTTTACCTCGCCATTTCAAATAAACGGTATTAAAGGCTGGAGAAGCGACATAGGTATGCAAGGCCTTGTCCAGTCGGTCGCGTAATTCGGTGTGGTCCTTGCGCAGGAGGTATCCGCGTTTGACCTCCATAAGAGGTGGGCCAACGACTTTGATTTTGTTTTCAACTCCGATTTTTTGCGCTGTCCGCCACAGGAAAGGTTCAGGGAAGATAATAGCGTCCGATTTGCCTGACAAAAGACTGAACAAGGCTTCATCGACAGAGTGGAGCGGTAACAGGGTGACACCAGAAATTGTCTTGAGCAGGGTCTGGGGTGCTGTTTTGTCGATGAAAGCTATACGGCGCCCAGGGAAGTCGGCTATTCCTTTAATGTCAGTGGATTCAGAGCGAACAAAACAGGAGATTGACACTGTTTCGAAAACATCTGTGAAGATGAATTTTTGTTTGTTCGGCTTGGTGAGTCCTATGCCGGGAATGAAGTCGGCTTTTCCGGTGGAGATGGCTTCTAACGCTTCGGACCAGCTTTCGACAACAAGCAGATCATATACTATCTCTGCTTCGGCCCCTACCGCCTTGAGCACATCCAGAGCAAAACCATCCGGTTTGCCGCTGCCGGTGGTTGTGTACAGGGGAGGAAATTCCGCGAGAACAACTGCTGTGACGTGATCGTTCGTATGTTCTGCCTGAGCCGGGTATGTGAAAAAAAGTCCGCAACAAAGCGTTGCCAAAAGGATGGCTTCGGTTAGGAGCCGAACGCGATGAATTAGAATTGCAAACATGACCACCTCATCTTTCAAGGACCATGGTGCATTATTTCACTGTTTTCGCAAGAGGGTTATATTCGGGGCAGAGCTATTCTCCCAGTCCCATGGCCCTGAGAAATCCGGGATCTTCTGTCCAGCCTTCACGGACCTTTACCCACATTTCCAAGTGAACTTTTGATCCTGTCAATTCGCTGATGTCTTTTCGGGCATCCGTGCCAATTCGTTTAAGGTTTGATCCCTGTTTGCCAATGATCATGCCTTTGTGGCTTTTACGAGAGGTGTAGATGACTGCATTAACGATGATCATGTCGTCTCGAGATTCTTCATCCCATTGTTCGATCTCAACCGCTGTGGAGTACGGAAGTTCCTGTCTGAGAGAGTAAAACAGTTTTTCGCGGATGATTTCGGATGCCATGAAGCGCATGGGAGCCGTGGAAATTTGATCTTCCGGGAACATGGGCGGGCCTTCGGGCAGAAGCGAGAGGATACGGTCCATGAGCTGATCCGTCCCCTTGCCGCGTAGGGCAGACACCGGGATATACTCGGCTTCGGGCCACATCTCAGCCACGCGGGCCATGAGTGGCAGGAGTTTGTCCTTTTCCTTGACCCGGTCAATCTTGTTAACAGCTACCAACACAGGTCTGCCGGACTCGCTAATGGGCTTGACCAGCGGAGCAATTTCTTTTTCCAGCAGGTGCGGCTTGGCGCAGTATAAGGCCGCATCGATGAGCACGACCACAGCATCAGAAGAGGAAAGAGCACTCCAAGCTGATTCAAGTAGGAATCGGTTCATCTTGCCGCGCAGTTGGTGAATTCCGGGTGTGTCAAGGAAGACGATTTGTGCATCTTCCTCGGTCAGAATGCCACTGATACGGTTGCGTGTGGTCTGTGGCTTGGGCGATACAATGGCCACCTTCTGTCCAAGATAGGTGTTCATCAGGGTGGATTTGCCTGCGTTAGGCGGGCCGATCAGTGCGACCATTCCAAATTTATGCATGATTTACTCGTTGTTTTTATGGGTGGTGCCGAATCGTTCTTCCGCGATCCGTACTTTTTCTACAATGCGGTGATAATATTCGCCCGAGTCATCCAGATGGATTGGGCGTCCGCGTCGTTCGTTCATCTTCAATATCATGACGTTCAGTTTTTGTATCTGTCGATACCGTTCCTGTTCGTCTTTCATGTGCGCCAAAAGATCGATGGTGCGTACTATTTCGTTTTCTTCAGCTATTTCAGAAGGCACATAGCCAGAGCTTTTTAACATTCGATACGCCATGCGTAGTTCTGGGGGCAGGTTCTCGGCTTCATCTTTGGGGAGTGGCTTTCCTTTCCCTTCAAGGTTGTCGAATTTGCCTTCCTTGATTGCCCGTTTGATATGGGCTTCAGACACGATCTGCGCGAAATTAAACATGGGGTAGTTTCCCATACAAAGAGCATCGGGTCAAAGTGAGGGGGAGCGGAATTTTTTTTTGCTGAGCGACAGGCTTTACTCCTTGCGGTGGAAAGAGTAAAGACTTTCAAAATTCATGATAATGAAAATCAAAATCAAATGGTGTAATTATGTCGGACATCCAAACATTCGAAGCCGAACCGCTTGTCCCTTCGAGCAATCCAGGCCACGTCTTTTTCCATTGCCCGAAATCTATCGGTACCGGAAATTTTTCCATGGAATCCTTTGCGTCAGGGTTGAATTTGGTGGTCATGGATGTTGCTTTTAACGAGTCGGCCATCATTCACCAGCAATGTTCCGCGCAATCAGTGGGAATGGGGTTTATTCTTAGAGGGCATTCCAAGTCAGCTTCCCCATCCTACAAACGGTCTATGAAGGTCGTTCCGAATATGAATGGTCATTTTGTTTTTCCTGAAACCGTTGATATGAAGGTTAAAATTTTGCCAGAAAGGTGCCAAAAGGTATGGATTCTCATGAATAAAAACACCTTGATTGATATGACTCGTGATGACGAGGAATCCTTTTCCCTTTTTTGGGAAGGGCTACACCAACAAAAAACGATTGTCGCGTCGGACAAGCTTACTTCCGTCATGCGTCACACCTTGCTTCAGGTCTTGAACTGCCCGTACCGAGGAAAGGTTCGCTCTTTGTTTTTAGAGAGTAAAACACTGGAGCTGATGAGTTACAAACTTGAACAGATTCAAAATAGTCGTCGGAAAGGAATGAGCAGGACTGCTACGGTGGGGCCTGCCGATGAAGAGCGGGTTCAATATGCTGCTGATTTGCTGGTTCAGGACATGCAGAGTCCACCGGATCTTTCTGCCTTATGCAGTGCCGTCGGTCTGAGTCGCAGTAAGCTTCATTCATCTTTTAGGCTTGTGCATGGGTGCACCCCTTTGGAGTACCTGCGTGACTATAGACTTGCCTCTGCCAAAAAGATGCTGAAAGAGGGGCGCTGCAATGTCAACGAAGCTGCTTACTGGGTGGGCTACGAAAGCGTCGGTTATTTTTCCAAGCT
This genomic window contains:
- a CDS encoding FecR family protein yields the protein MIGSTFFPHYRMLIKDGIRFFLPLLLTVVFFIVASTISTAQAAEEEPTVGSVKTVTGTANLNRNGQLLIAHVGDHLYKNDILVTADNSSLGVIFRDDTILSLGSRSEVCIDEFIFDPAHDDVSFVTSVSKGTAQFISGQIAKVAPDKMTVETPLSTIGIRGTRFLVKVD
- a CDS encoding c-type cytochrome codes for the protein MNRTIVLAVATALITIFAVSMAFAMGGGNARKGKFLYRKNCRTCHNGAQAPDLSPADRTQAEWTATFKDTSKIKCSGDWSASEKDLNDIFTYLHDFAKDSPSPAKCS
- a CDS encoding molybdopterin-containing oxidoreductase family protein, with the protein product MVDIRRYLVSNSKQTMSRRDFFKATGLVAAGAVGGPALLGGLKKAQAAPMAAPAWDSMFSACDMCFNKCGLIARVENGVIKKLDPNPKFLKSRGMLCARGNAGLDQVYDPDRLKHPLLRKGARGEGKWQRIPWDEAIDMAAQKMEEVRKKYTPCGHLFSAGTDLHSQFVGRFAEVYGSFNVTSHESLCLVSGNRAFLDTYGEVPFPDVLNSKYIVMAGANRFEALVTPDSIDLMTAIRENGCKLVTLDPRYTKTAALSDEWYPIRPGSDMAFMLALAHVIIGEKLYDPQWIEEKTYGLEQLAEHVKQYTPGFAAEECGIPAEDITRMARELAAAAPAAMIYPGRRTSDYEDSTQIRRSFAIVNGLLGNWDRPGGLLAARQVGLKGVSYDAPWYDENQDDRIDAHKVPMMFEHEGSFLVTRDSVLAEDPYPIKGWFVYKTNPMGTAPNRKKTIEMMNKMDFVTVVDIAMSDTAWYADLVLPSQSYLERTDPCAGLQGSVACACVVKRDPLIKSLYESRSLFDIMKGIAGKMDLGEYFDFTIEEFRKKQTREIPEALEVMDRDGVYYNPSKVYGIYEGRIYKTLSKKVELYNQRYEQMGLDPMPIYTPPTKVPKNQFRLVLGRDAAVTQTSTINNKLLNEFNPTNTLWLNTEAAGKLGIADGDLVEVTSPVGRQELKAEVTDRIRKDTVYMLSGYNTLSTMQTLSHANGASINELLDDDYDTITGNASMHTTFVTVTRKVA
- a CDS encoding 4Fe-4S dicluster domain-containing protein, giving the protein MAQQLAMVIDAAKCIDCKACVAACKVANEVPEGQWRNWIKPTSDTPIPGKKSDTARFQPGACMHCENPTCVDACPTGATYKDKETGEVVINEGLCIGCGNCIPACPYDARFRNEVKRKADKCNYCPERRAAGIPPACVDTCPTKARVFGDINDPDSEAGRLYLKNKDRLTRVAAKTDTKPNMFYLGNPGPGEWGREAVIPASMIAMKQSAPLVKGIVALSGLGVLAMLGRQLFVGSDSDHKEDSDA
- a CDS encoding formate dehydrogenase subunit gamma, with product MPNTMFKRHDKTDIFIHWFNAACWLLLLLTGVGLIQHPAIDPFGSGYPEAMRAMVGGGANLLVIHEIIGLLWLAGFVFYLFVNFKGARFFLAEVFAVSPARDMAWMIKKMVLMTLGPKALKVMGMDPELPDQGYYNMGQKAFAQASVVGGIVIAVTGVIMFMSDRTFGAESTGMIGWAVTLHFIAVGLVFAGLLVHIYMAAISPEERPGFKSMFTGVVPGNYAKHHHRLWWEKVKTEGE
- a CDS encoding rhodanese-like domain-containing protein, which codes for MYRKLFAAVMMLVFALVATTGVAMADEAKKSKFKEFHSIVDYKFVAKYAKMPKPKGAMIVDSRPYKPKYVAGYIPTAVSIPTSQFDKMVDKLPANKDDLLVFYCGGFHCGLSHKAAWKAEKLGYTNVHVYAAGFPDYKKHALYYSIGLENLHGKMANGEKYALIDARPYQKYLAGAIPSAIGIPEKDFADKRGMLPIDKAEVTLVYYCGGYKCALSHKSAIKARYLGYKKVVVAEAGYPGWKEMFGGADVAVKAGEAEGAVDAEWFLKTIKENPDSILLIDVRDPEEYAAGHFPSAINMPVDMVEKKAKEIPTDKPIVFSCATGARAGEAYYLFMDMVPDAKNVFYLEATNDFGEDNSYEVHPNK
- a CDS encoding rhodanese-like domain-containing protein, which produces MMIRTSSIVYLLLALCFFGSAPANADENEVWWAAAQGEAEREGYKLIDSKGLKELIDSGATPLIIDARADYEFSAGHIHGSSNMEFDLGDRMDLPEAKRAVLKELAGQDQKRLLVVYCRSFRULRSGIAARWAARLGYTDVYRYAAGFHAWKETYPELVDGVQEEKHILAVGDTFPACRVAVLNGDADREYLELPEGTKWLQLSELSARFVLIQLYNTMCNDCVRETKLLSRFFKDVENDPVLAGQLKIIGLGVYDSNHAVVRFKKHYEVAYPLFSDKSGQIFECLGQAELPLAYLVRAEGDGNWTIELIRRGYFEPDSKFLDVLRSAVIRTEELD